DNA sequence from the Blastomonas fulva genome:
GGCGCGGCAGGGTCGGCTGCGCGGCGGGGGCGTGGTCGCGACGGTGATGTCGAACCTGGGGCTGGAGCGGTACCTGCAGGCGCAGGGGCTCGAGCTGATCCGCACCAAGGTGGGGGACCGCTACGTGCTGGGCGCGATGCGGGCCGGCGGCTACAATGTCGGCGGCGAGCAATCGGGCCACATGATCCTGTTGGACCACGCGACAACCGGCGACGGCACGGTCGCTGCGCTGCAGGTGCTGGCCGAGCTGGTGCGCGAAGGCAAGCCTGCGAGCGAACTGTTGCATGTGTTCGATCCGGTGCCGCAGCTGCTCAAGAATGTCCGCTTTGCCGGTGGCAAGCCGCTGGACAATCCGCGCGTGCAGGCGGTCATCGCGGAAGCCGAAGACGAACTGCGCGGACGCGGGCGACTGGTCATCCGTCCTTCGGGGACCGAACCTGTGATCCGCGTGATGGCCGAGGGCGATGACGCCGCGCAGGTCGAGGCGGTGGTGGACCGCATCTGCGCTGTGGTGGCGGAGGTGACCGCCTGATGCTGGAGATGCGTCCCGATTGCGAACGCTGCGGCGCGGACACCCCCGCCGATGCTCCCGGCGCGTTCATCTGCTCGTTCGAGTGCACCTTCTGCGCCGAATGCAGCGAGGCGCTTGACGACATCTGCCCCAATTGCGGCGGCGAACTGGTCGACCGCCCGGTGCGCGCGAAGAAAT
Encoded proteins:
- a CDS encoding DUF1272 domain-containing protein, with amino-acid sequence MLEMRPDCERCGADTPADAPGAFICSFECTFCAECSEALDDICPNCGGELVDRPVRAKKLLAKFPGSTARKFTQHG